The following are encoded in a window of Pseudalgibacter alginicilyticus genomic DNA:
- the rsmG gene encoding 16S rRNA (guanine(527)-N(7))-methyltransferase RsmG, which produces MNLILKYFPNLTEDQIYKFNKLQVLYEDWNLKINVVSRKDIDELYLRHVLHSLGIAKIISFKDGTKILDVGTGGGFPGIPLAIMFPECSFHLVDSIAKKLKVVNEVIEGLGLTNVKTTHSRVEAINDTYDFIVSRAVAAMPTFVHWTKGKIAKEQNHDLKNGILYLKGGDLTEELQDYKTITIYNLSEYFFEDFYETKKVVHLPLKYRG; this is translated from the coding sequence ATGAACCTTATTTTAAAGTATTTTCCAAATTTAACAGAAGATCAAATTTACAAATTCAACAAGCTACAAGTGCTTTATGAAGATTGGAATTTAAAGATAAATGTAGTGTCTAGAAAGGATATAGATGAGCTTTATTTAAGGCATGTATTACATTCTTTAGGAATTGCTAAAATCATATCTTTTAAAGATGGAACTAAAATTTTAGATGTAGGAACAGGTGGCGGATTTCCTGGTATTCCATTGGCTATTATGTTTCCGGAGTGTTCATTTCACTTGGTGGATAGTATAGCTAAAAAACTTAAAGTGGTAAATGAAGTAATAGAAGGTTTGGGTTTAACCAATGTAAAAACTACACACAGTAGGGTAGAAGCAATTAATGATACCTATGATTTTATTGTAAGCCGTGCCGTTGCAGCCATGCCTACTTTTGTTCATTGGACGAAAGGTAAAATAGCTAAAGAGCAAAACCATGACTTGAAAAACGGTATTTTATATTTAAAAGGAGGTGATTTAACTGAAGAACTTCAGGATTATAAAACCATTACTATTTATAATTTGAGTGAGTATTTTTTCGAAGATTTTTACGAAACAAAAAAAGTGGTTCATTTACCTTTAAAGTATAGAGGTTGA